The following proteins come from a genomic window of Corallococcus sp. NCRR:
- a CDS encoding bestrophin family protein — translation MIVGRMLSWRIILRYTGRPVVVHIALALAISLGYEALDATWLSVPALPVTLLAAALGVLLGFRNNSAYERWWEARTIWGGLVNASRTLARQVLTFLPAPRAQRSDGTPETPSAASRLVQVAVQPEGPALSPAWSTVGDGAVRDRFGHARDLRGPSTPRANLATFLHPGAETPRGIPSMFEGITEDARELVYAQIGFVNALRCHLRRQDPFPEITPFFRPSVLEALRVEQNVPAAILLWMGTRMRRIYSDIEHPEKVYMRVSMDETLTELTNYLGACERIKNTPLPRQYDILPHAMVRAYLAMLPLGVVADLGVLTPLVTAIIAFLFIALDAVGRDVENPFEDAVSDTPMTALCRTIEINLRQMVGESELPPPVQPKDGLLY, via the coding sequence ATGATCGTCGGTCGGATGCTGTCCTGGCGGATCATCCTCCGCTACACGGGGCGCCCCGTCGTCGTCCACATCGCCCTCGCGCTGGCCATCTCGCTGGGCTACGAGGCGCTGGACGCCACGTGGCTGTCGGTGCCGGCGCTGCCGGTGACGCTGCTGGCCGCGGCGCTGGGCGTGCTGCTCGGCTTCCGCAACAACTCCGCCTACGAGCGCTGGTGGGAGGCGCGCACCATCTGGGGCGGGCTGGTGAACGCGTCGCGGACGCTCGCCCGGCAGGTGCTGACCTTCCTGCCGGCGCCCCGCGCCCAGCGCAGCGATGGCACCCCGGAGACGCCCTCCGCCGCGTCCCGCCTGGTCCAGGTGGCCGTGCAGCCGGAGGGGCCCGCGCTGTCGCCCGCCTGGTCCACGGTGGGTGACGGCGCGGTGCGCGACCGGTTCGGCCACGCGCGCGACCTGCGCGGCCCGAGCACGCCCCGCGCGAACCTGGCCACGTTCCTCCACCCGGGCGCGGAGACACCCCGGGGCATCCCCAGCATGTTCGAGGGCATCACCGAGGACGCGCGCGAGCTCGTCTATGCGCAGATCGGCTTCGTGAACGCGCTGCGCTGCCACCTGCGGCGGCAGGACCCCTTTCCGGAAATCACCCCGTTCTTCCGCCCGTCCGTGCTGGAGGCGCTGCGCGTCGAACAGAACGTGCCCGCCGCCATCCTCCTGTGGATGGGCACGCGCATGCGCCGCATCTACAGCGACATCGAGCATCCGGAGAAGGTCTACATGCGCGTGTCGATGGACGAGACGCTCACGGAGCTCACCAACTACCTGGGCGCATGCGAGCGCATCAAGAACACGCCCCTGCCCCGCCAGTACGACATCCTCCCGCACGCCATGGTGCGCGCCTACCTCGCCATGCTGCCCCTGGGCGTCGTCGCGGACCTGGGCGTGCTCACGCCGCTGGTCACGGCCATCATCGCGTTCCTCTTCATCGCCCTGGACGCGGTGGGCCGCGACGTGGAGAACCCCTTCGAGGACGCCGTCAGCGACACACCCATGACGGCGCTGTGCCGCACCATCGAGATCAACCTGCGGCAGATGGTGGGCGAATCCGAGCTGCCTCCGCCCGTCCAGCCAAAGGACGGCCTGCTGTACTGA
- a CDS encoding FAD/NAD(P)-binding protein: MNSRQDVVIIGAGASGTLLAACLLRGARSPLRVTLVERGERLGRGVAYSTTSARHLLNVPAGRMSAWVDDPEHFLRWLRLEAPDTPPSAFAERRRYGQYLESLLKDTAAKAAPGVRLETPRDEVTAVVDTADGVKVSFASGQSLEAKCAVLALGNAMPADLRVPDGGVYASARYHRSPWVPGALEGIGSGDSVLLIGTALTMVDTVLSLDERGHRGTVHALSRHGLLPHPHRAHGAKTPAAAEPLRIRELLRSVRREMDRCRDAETATQAADPSAEGVVPFSTLRIRDVLRTMRQEVEAQAAAGADWRAAVDSLRPVTTPLWQRLSEQERRRFLRHLRAYWEVHRHRMAPEIHDVMDAWRREGRLVLHSGRVLGLELEPDAVAVRLRPRGGREPQVLRVQHVINCTGPESNPASRDQPVLRGLLEAGHAHADSLGMGLATAPDGAVLDARGQPSAHLFTLGPTRRGDLWETTAVPEIRSQARDLADLLLRRLGAPAR; this comes from the coding sequence GTGAACTCCCGGCAGGACGTGGTCATCATCGGCGCGGGCGCGAGCGGAACGCTGCTCGCGGCCTGTCTCTTGCGGGGCGCCCGTTCGCCCCTGCGCGTCACGCTCGTGGAGCGCGGGGAGCGCCTGGGGCGGGGGGTCGCGTACTCCACCACCAGCGCGCGGCACCTGCTCAATGTGCCGGCCGGCCGGATGAGCGCCTGGGTCGACGACCCGGAGCACTTCCTGCGCTGGCTGCGCCTGGAGGCGCCGGACACGCCGCCGTCCGCGTTCGCCGAGCGCCGCCGCTATGGCCAGTATCTGGAGTCCCTGCTGAAGGACACCGCCGCGAAGGCCGCGCCGGGCGTCCGGTTGGAGACGCCGCGCGACGAGGTGACCGCCGTGGTGGACACCGCGGACGGCGTGAAGGTGTCGTTCGCGAGCGGCCAGAGCCTGGAGGCGAAGTGCGCGGTGCTGGCGCTGGGCAACGCGATGCCCGCGGACCTGCGCGTGCCGGACGGCGGGGTGTACGCGAGCGCGCGCTACCACCGCTCGCCGTGGGTGCCCGGGGCGCTGGAGGGCATCGGCTCTGGTGATTCGGTGCTGCTCATCGGCACGGCGCTCACCATGGTGGACACGGTGCTGTCGCTGGACGAGCGCGGTCATCGGGGCACGGTGCACGCGCTGTCGCGCCATGGCCTGCTGCCACACCCGCACCGCGCGCACGGCGCGAAGACGCCCGCGGCGGCGGAGCCCCTGCGCATCCGCGAGCTGTTGCGCTCGGTGCGCCGGGAGATGGACCGCTGCCGCGACGCGGAGACCGCCACGCAGGCCGCGGATCCCTCCGCGGAGGGCGTGGTGCCGTTCAGCACGCTGCGCATCCGCGACGTGCTGCGCACGATGCGCCAGGAGGTCGAGGCGCAGGCGGCGGCGGGCGCGGACTGGCGCGCGGCGGTGGACTCGCTGCGGCCGGTGACGACGCCGTTGTGGCAGCGGCTGTCGGAGCAGGAGCGGCGGCGCTTCCTGCGCCACCTGCGGGCGTACTGGGAGGTGCACCGCCACCGCATGGCGCCGGAGATCCACGACGTGATGGACGCGTGGCGGCGCGAGGGACGGCTGGTGCTCCACTCGGGCCGCGTGCTGGGCCTCGAGTTGGAGCCGGACGCGGTGGCGGTCCGCCTGCGTCCCCGGGGCGGGCGCGAGCCCCAGGTGCTGCGCGTGCAGCACGTCATCAACTGCACCGGCCCGGAGTCGAACCCGGCCTCTCGCGACCAGCCCGTCCTGCGCGGCCTGCTGGAGGCGGGCCATGCCCACGCGGACTCGCTGGGCATGGGGCTGGCGACGGCGCCCGACGGCGCGGTGCTGGACGCACGCGGACAGCCCTCCGCCCACCTCTTCACGCTGGGCCCGACGCGGCGCGGGGACTTGTGGGAGACCACGGCCGTGCCGGAAATCCGCTCGCAGGCCCGCGACCTGGCGGACCTCCTGCTGCGCCGGCTGGGCGCGCCTGCCCGGTAG
- a CDS encoding sterol desaturase family protein, translating to MPGGVLAFARSVMLMLLPDKPTLPVLFLLVLVISGTLKLMTVAGGWLVWRTRLAARFRVYRRELAKGQLRSEALAAVGVVLTDAVLLGTFRYFAGPLMAPFSLSTALWSYAWMFVGFEVWFYVTHRLLHTPRFYRFHAQHHVAQVTEPLTALSFSVVERVVLMGGGLGLHFAAMHLFPGTQVGVLAYMLTNYVLNAFGHGNTEWLPKRFVTSWVGRVFFTPTFHALHHARYQGHYGLYTVVLDRWLGTAFADYPQVHARARDGEGLTRIGERLAVAPPAPSLPARPEARQAV from the coding sequence ATGCCCGGGGGTGTGCTGGCCTTCGCGAGGTCCGTGATGCTGATGCTGCTGCCCGACAAACCGACGCTGCCGGTGCTGTTCCTTCTGGTCCTGGTCATCTCCGGGACCCTCAAGCTGATGACGGTGGCGGGCGGGTGGCTGGTGTGGCGCACGCGGCTGGCGGCGCGCTTCCGGGTGTACCGGCGGGAGCTGGCGAAGGGGCAGCTGCGCAGCGAGGCGCTGGCGGCGGTGGGCGTGGTGCTGACGGACGCGGTGCTGCTCGGGACGTTCCGGTATTTCGCCGGGCCCCTGATGGCGCCGTTCAGCCTGTCCACGGCGCTGTGGTCGTACGCGTGGATGTTCGTGGGCTTCGAGGTGTGGTTCTACGTGACGCACCGGCTGCTGCACACGCCGCGCTTCTACCGCTTCCATGCGCAGCACCACGTGGCGCAGGTGACGGAGCCGCTCACCGCGCTGTCCTTCTCCGTGGTGGAGCGGGTGGTGCTGATGGGCGGCGGGCTGGGCCTGCACTTCGCGGCCATGCACCTGTTCCCGGGCACGCAGGTGGGCGTCCTGGCCTACATGCTGACGAACTACGTCCTCAACGCCTTCGGGCATGGCAACACGGAGTGGCTGCCGAAGCGCTTCGTGACGTCCTGGGTGGGCCGCGTCTTCTTCACCCCCACGTTCCACGCGCTCCACCATGCGCGCTACCAGGGGCACTACGGCCTGTACACCGTGGTGCTGGACCGGTGGCTGGGCACCGCGTTCGCGGACTATCCCCAGGTGCATGCGCGCGCCCGTGATGGCGAGGGGCTGACCCGCATCGGGGAGCGGCTGGCGGTCGCGCCCCCTGCCCCTTCCCTCCCCGCACGGCCCGAGGCGCGCCAGGCGGTCTGA
- a CDS encoding TetR/AcrR family transcriptional regulator, whose amino-acid sequence MASKRPQGRAPVRRPPAPRRPVKPAASRKRRTPEEAREAILQAAEPLLVEQGPDRVGLQAVAKAAGVSHALVTHYFGTYEALVREVLLRRNELLAASFREHLLAVDTPPDAGALLERFFTVVQQGQHSRLMAWALLTGRAEHMPFVRAQGLRLLADALEFQAGRVAEAQGTPPPSRDTVDMTLLVALCASQWFLLAREVLLPVMGHPADAASDARFREVLGGMLQRSLGVKPPGAS is encoded by the coding sequence ATGGCATCCAAGCGTCCCCAGGGCCGCGCTCCGGTCCGGCGCCCCCCCGCTCCCCGTCGTCCCGTGAAGCCCGCCGCGTCCCGGAAGCGGCGCACCCCGGAGGAGGCGCGCGAGGCCATCCTCCAGGCCGCCGAGCCGCTGCTCGTGGAGCAGGGGCCGGACCGGGTGGGGCTCCAGGCGGTGGCGAAGGCCGCGGGGGTGAGCCACGCGCTCGTCACGCACTACTTCGGCACCTATGAGGCCCTGGTGCGCGAGGTGCTCCTGCGCCGCAACGAGCTCTTGGCCGCGTCGTTCCGGGAGCACCTGCTCGCGGTGGACACGCCGCCCGACGCGGGAGCGCTGCTCGAGCGCTTCTTCACCGTGGTCCAGCAGGGCCAGCACAGCCGGCTGATGGCGTGGGCGCTGCTCACCGGCCGCGCCGAGCACATGCCGTTCGTGCGCGCGCAGGGCTTGAGGCTGCTGGCGGACGCGCTGGAGTTCCAGGCAGGCCGCGTGGCGGAAGCGCAGGGCACGCCTCCGCCATCGCGCGACACGGTGGACATGACGCTGCTCGTGGCGCTGTGCGCGTCGCAGTGGTTCCTGCTCGCGCGCGAGGTGCTGCTGCCCGTGATGGGGCATCCGGCGGACGCGGCGTCGGACGCGCGCTTCCGCGAGGTGCTCGGCGGGATGCTCCAGCGGTCGCTCGGGGTGAAGCCGCCCGGCGCCAGCTAG
- a CDS encoding sensor histidine kinase: MTLRAKVGRLAAMTRRRGTLRQAFERLGPGSNTRCAEETPCADNRLLEETVRERTAALEAANAKLSSSLEQLHATQAQLLFADRLIALGRIAAGVGHEINNPLAFILSNLEYIHQELQQKERLSEQDRQEILEALAETRDGAERIRLIVRDLQTLSRAEDVGSGPAELAAVVRTAAKMAMHELRHRARLVVECEGVPPVQGNGSRLGQVFLNLLLNAAQSIPPGNAEGNEVRVVARPGEPGHVLVEVRDTGCGIAPEHRERIFDPFFTTKPLGVGTGLGLAVCHGIVTSLGGTLTMESAPGRGSIFRVTLPVAGAFVQAQRSQADWT; this comes from the coding sequence ATGACGTTACGAGCGAAGGTGGGGCGGTTGGCGGCGATGACGCGGCGGCGGGGCACGCTCCGCCAGGCCTTCGAGCGCCTGGGCCCCGGTTCCAACACCCGGTGCGCCGAGGAGACGCCCTGCGCGGACAACCGGCTCCTGGAGGAGACGGTGCGTGAGCGCACCGCGGCGCTGGAGGCCGCCAACGCGAAGCTGTCCAGCAGCCTGGAGCAGCTGCACGCGACGCAGGCCCAGCTGCTCTTCGCGGACCGGCTCATCGCGCTGGGGCGCATCGCGGCGGGCGTGGGCCATGAAATCAACAACCCGCTGGCCTTCATCCTGAGCAACCTGGAGTACATCCACCAGGAGCTGCAGCAGAAGGAGCGCCTGTCGGAGCAGGACCGGCAGGAGATATTGGAAGCGCTGGCGGAGACGCGCGACGGCGCGGAGCGCATCCGGCTCATCGTGCGCGACCTGCAGACGCTGTCGCGCGCGGAGGACGTGGGCAGCGGGCCCGCGGAGCTGGCCGCGGTGGTGCGCACGGCGGCGAAGATGGCCATGCACGAGCTGCGGCACCGCGCGCGGCTGGTGGTGGAGTGCGAAGGCGTGCCGCCGGTGCAGGGCAACGGCTCGCGGCTGGGGCAGGTGTTCCTGAACCTGCTGCTCAACGCGGCGCAGTCCATCCCGCCGGGGAACGCGGAGGGCAACGAGGTGCGCGTGGTGGCGCGTCCCGGAGAGCCCGGCCACGTGCTGGTGGAGGTGCGCGACACCGGCTGCGGCATCGCGCCCGAGCACCGCGAGCGCATCTTCGACCCCTTCTTCACCACCAAGCCGCTGGGCGTGGGCACGGGGCTGGGGCTCGCGGTGTGCCATGGCATCGTCACGTCGCTGGGCGGCACGCTGACCATGGAGAGCGCGCCCGGCCGGGGCAGCATCTTCCGCGTGACCCTGCCGGTGGCGGGCGCGTTCGTGCAGGCGCAGCGCTCGCAGGCCGACTGGACCTGA